A region of the Denticeps clupeoides chromosome 12, fDenClu1.1, whole genome shotgun sequence genome:
CAGGCGGCTCGCTGTTCACGCGTTTCTCAAGAGATGATGCAGTTCTTGCTTTTTCTGCGCTTGCGGGTGTGCAGCTGCCCCCGGCTGCCCAGCTGCCCCGGACCGGCCACGCCCGTGGAGCTGTACTTCTGGAGCAGCTCCTCGCTGGTCATGTAACGCAGCTGCATGGGCCGCGGGATGGGCTCGCCCAGGAAGTAGCCTTCGTCTTCCGACtcggaagaggaggagcaggtggagcaCCAGTCGTCCTCGTAGTCGTCCCACAGGCGGGGGCCCGTCTGCCGGAGGCGGGCCGGGTTCTGCAGGGTCAGGTCGGAGATGGTGCGGGGACACTGTCTGAACGGCTGCTGCCGGAGGCGGCCACTTCCTGCCAGAGCGCCCCGCGAGTTGCGGGGAGGCGGAAAGCGGTCGTAGTCCTCGCAGACGCGCGCCTGCTGCCGCTCGGGCGGGGCCGGGTGGCGCTCCGCGGCCAGGTTGAGGGCGTTCTCCGAGCGGGAGCGCCTGGAGCGGCGCGatcggtggtggtggtggtgcctgCGCCTCGACTCCTCCACCGGAACGGCGAACCCACGGCTCCTCCCGTTGTTGGCATTGTTTATAAGGCTCAGGCGGTCCTCCTCCTGGAAAGCGGGCATCAGGCCGCTCCGGACCGATGGCTCTCGGTACTCGGGAGGGTACTTCCTCGAGGCCGGGGTCCCCATGTCCATGTAAGGCTGAGCGGAGGTCAGAGACTCGGAGCTGCGGAACTGAACAGACGAGTTGAGGGTGTCCATGTGGCTCTTCTCAGAGACGTTCATGCCGGAGTCTTTGCTGAGATCAGGCATGGAGAACCGGGACAAGTGCTCCTGACGTTTGTTGCCTCCATCTGCAGACGTTCCTGCAAATAAAGTAATCAAAACTTCTCTTAACTTCTATTCCGTTCCTGAATTTGCATCACATTGGGTAAAATGGGGGTTGAGGACATACGTACCCGTTGCATTGGACAAGGCCAGAGACTCCATGGAGCCTCTTGGTGTTTGCTCGAGGGGAGTGAGCTGTTCCGTAAAGCTAAGTGCACTGATTGGGTTCCGACTTCGTCCGAGCTGAGGCCCCGGGTCCCGATCGCGCTGAAACACGTGCAGACTGATAGAACGCTTATCAGAGAAGCCGTTATGCGGAACTTCGCTGAAGCCTATCTGGCTTTTCATTTTCGGAAGGCCGTAGTCTTTGGGTTCTTGGTGGAACCAGTTCTCGTTAAACGTGTGTCCCTTGAGGGCCGACACGGGGGGTCTCTTGGCGGCACCGGACTCCTTGGACTTGTGGTCCAGAGGGGAATTGCCATGTGTGGGGTAGGGGTTATAAGCAGTCCTAACGTTGCATTGGCTCAGCAGCTGCAGTGGGCTGGGGCTAGAGTCTCCTCGGCTATCGCAGGGGTACAGTTCCTGGCTCTTCCAGCTCGGGGGTTCACGGGTCAGGCTGGGCGTCTGGCTGGACAGACTCAACAAGTCCATCTGCAGGGAAAGAGGGTCCACTTCTGCGGGGAAACGTTCGGAAGAAGCCGACCGGCCTCCGCTGACGCTGCCGTTGATATTCGCCGTCTTGCCCGCCTTGGTGCTGCGGCGAGACTCGCGCGAGCGGGCGCTCTGGAAGGCGGAGTCGGAGAAGTCGGATCCATTGGCGTCCTCGCCCACACTGCAGGCTCGCGAGCAGAAGATCTGGCCCTGCTTCGGCAGGAACGGCCTCCCCAGCAGAGACTTCTTGCAGCGAGCGCAGCAGAAACACGCCTCTGTGGCATGCCAGTGCTGCCCCTCGTACGTCATCTGGCCCTGGTCTATACCTGAAGCCACAGGAAGAGGGACCATCGACGTTAGACACACAGACTTACAAGAACTACTACatatacagacacagaaatggacAAAGTGAGATGTTACTAAGTCCTACAGTCACTAGTACTGAAGCTCTtgcttttaaaaacacatttacacttacacttaTAACACCTAATTCCTCTGACTAGCATGTAGAACCTCTCGAAGAAGGAATTGGTCAAATATTACAGAAGGAAACCCCACCAAGCTGACAAAGTGGTAATCTGTTCATTTCTAAATGGTATGGCCTGCGGGTTGGCATGCAGCAAAGAAACTTCACAGCTAGTAAATTACACTTAGTAGACAAACCTTGCATTTGTGTTCAGTCACTTTGGACTCGTCAATGTGATTTCTGTCTAAAAGCTTGGActacttcatttaaaaactttcACTTGTAGCTAGTGTACATTTGGGCCGGTTGAGCCATTATATAGTTGGTTTTAGGCAGACTTAatctttaatttgatttgattgtaAAAATCATCATGTCCGTCTCTGTCCATTGTCTAACGTTGCAGAAGTGCAGTTCCGGTGTTGAACTTAATTTTGCGGCTGCAGATTACGTCAGACGTGACGTGACCCCGATTGCTCATTGGTTTATTCCTGGCCGACAGCTTCCAGTTTCATAATTATAAGTAATAAGTAACGAGACCCTTGACAGAAAtgcagtgaagtgaaaagtACAATTGTTGTCTTTTAATTGAAGTGAAAGTTCCCCAAAAATACTACTCAAGTGAAGTAcatatactaaaaaaaaaagttcattgtTACAGTCCACCTCTGTATACGCGGAACCAGCACAGAAGTATGGAAGATATTTCAGGGCCAAGGCATTCTACATTTTTCCAGTGTAACGAATGTCTGGCCACCTTAGGACATTAGAAACTGCAGAATTTCAAACTTGTGTCTGGGGTCTGAACTTTGCAGAAACGCGGCTGAGGCAGAGCCACGGAGTTCCCTGAACTTTCTccaaatatttcataaaaatgcatgaGCAGAGCATCGAATTTTATCTGAAGGAGGTGAAATAACGTACAACGCACACTGTGTCCTACATGCCCGAGCTGTAAAAAGCCGAGACGTTCCTCCACTACCCGTAGGCCCCCTGGACACCTGCCTTACTTTCACAGCCCTGCTTGTTTTACAC
Encoded here:
- the prickle2b gene encoding prickle-like protein 2b isoform X3; protein product: MQLEMEKAVTKLMYDFQRNSTSDDDSGCALEEYAWVPPGLKPEQVHRYYSSLPEDKVPYVNSPGEKYRIKQLLHQLPPHDNEVRYCSSLDDEEKRELKLFSNQRKRENLGRGNVRPFPVTMTGAICEQCGGQINGGDIAMFASRAGHGVCWHPRCFVCSTCDELLVDLIYFYQDGKIFCGRHHAEMLKPRCSACDEIIFADECTEAEGRHWHMKHFCCFECETVLGGQRYIMKEGRPYCCSCFESLYAEYCDSCGEHIGIDQGQMTYEGQHWHATEACFCCARCKKSLLGRPFLPKQGQIFCSRACSVGEDANGSDFSDSAFQSARSRESRRSTKAGKTANINGSVSGGRSASSERFPAEVDPLSLQMDLLSLSSQTPSLTREPPSWKSQELYPCDSRGDSSPSPLQLLSQCNVRTAYNPYPTHGNSPLDHKSKESGAAKRPPVSALKGHTFNENWFHQEPKDYGLPKMKSQIGFSEVPHNGFSDKRSISLHVFQRDRDPGPQLGRSRNPISALSFTEQLTPLEQTPRGSMESLALSNATGTSADGGNKRQEHLSRFSMPDLSKDSGMNVSEKSHMDTLNSSVQFRSSESLTSAQPYMDMGTPASRKYPPEYREPSVRSGLMPAFQEEDRLSLINNANNGRSRGFAVPVEESRRRHHHHHRSRRSRRSRSENALNLAAERHPAPPERQQARVCEDYDRFPPPRNSRGALAGSGRLRQQPFRQCPRTISDLTLQNPARLRQTGPRLWDDYEDDWCSTCSSSSESEDEGYFLGEPIPRPMQLRYMTSEELLQKYSSTGVAGPGQLGSRGQLHTRKRRKSKNCIIS
- the prickle2b gene encoding prickle-like protein 2b isoform X1, with translation MFRRGSRKRQSAQMLTIAPGDPGKGQPCNACGEQCPGFTLHKWRKICLHCKCPREEHVVSVMQLEMEKAVTKLMYDFQRNSTSDDDSGCALEEYAWVPPGLKPEQVHRYYSSLPEDKVPYVNSPGEKYRIKQLLHQLPPHDNEVRYCSSLDDEEKRELKLFSNQRKRENLGRGNVRPFPVTMTGAICEQCGGQINGGDIAMFASRAGHGVCWHPRCFVCSTCDELLVDLIYFYQDGKIFCGRHHAEMLKPRCSACDEIIFADECTEAEGRHWHMKHFCCFECETVLGGQRYIMKEGRPYCCSCFESLYAEYCDSCGEHIGIDQGQMTYEGQHWHATEACFCCARCKKSLLGRPFLPKQGQIFCSRACSVGEDANGSDFSDSAFQSARSRESRRSTKAGKTANINGSVSGGRSASSERFPAEVDPLSLQMDLLSLSSQTPSLTREPPSWKSQELYPCDSRGDSSPSPLQLLSQCNVRTAYNPYPTHGNSPLDHKSKESGAAKRPPVSALKGHTFNENWFHQEPKDYGLPKMKSQIGFSEVPHNGFSDKRSISLHVFQRDRDPGPQLGRSRNPISALSFTEQLTPLEQTPRGSMESLALSNATGTSADGGNKRQEHLSRFSMPDLSKDSGMNVSEKSHMDTLNSSVQFRSSESLTSAQPYMDMGTPASRKYPPEYREPSVRSGLMPAFQEEDRLSLINNANNGRSRGFAVPVEESRRRHHHHHRSRRSRRSRSENALNLAAERHPAPPERQQARVCEDYDRFPPPRNSRGALAGSGRLRQQPFRQCPRTISDLTLQNPARLRQTGPRLWDDYEDDWCSTCSSSSESEDEGYFLGEPIPRPMQLRYMTSEELLQKYSSTGVAGPGQLGSRGQLHTRKRRKSKNCIIS
- the prickle2b gene encoding prickle-like protein 2b isoform X2 → MKGKCDCLAWLGCADSWGMFMEELIIRKICLHCKCPREEHVVSVMQLEMEKAVTKLMYDFQRNSTSDDDSGCALEEYAWVPPGLKPEQVHRYYSSLPEDKVPYVNSPGEKYRIKQLLHQLPPHDNEVRYCSSLDDEEKRELKLFSNQRKRENLGRGNVRPFPVTMTGAICEQCGGQINGGDIAMFASRAGHGVCWHPRCFVCSTCDELLVDLIYFYQDGKIFCGRHHAEMLKPRCSACDEIIFADECTEAEGRHWHMKHFCCFECETVLGGQRYIMKEGRPYCCSCFESLYAEYCDSCGEHIGIDQGQMTYEGQHWHATEACFCCARCKKSLLGRPFLPKQGQIFCSRACSVGEDANGSDFSDSAFQSARSRESRRSTKAGKTANINGSVSGGRSASSERFPAEVDPLSLQMDLLSLSSQTPSLTREPPSWKSQELYPCDSRGDSSPSPLQLLSQCNVRTAYNPYPTHGNSPLDHKSKESGAAKRPPVSALKGHTFNENWFHQEPKDYGLPKMKSQIGFSEVPHNGFSDKRSISLHVFQRDRDPGPQLGRSRNPISALSFTEQLTPLEQTPRGSMESLALSNATGTSADGGNKRQEHLSRFSMPDLSKDSGMNVSEKSHMDTLNSSVQFRSSESLTSAQPYMDMGTPASRKYPPEYREPSVRSGLMPAFQEEDRLSLINNANNGRSRGFAVPVEESRRRHHHHHRSRRSRRSRSENALNLAAERHPAPPERQQARVCEDYDRFPPPRNSRGALAGSGRLRQQPFRQCPRTISDLTLQNPARLRQTGPRLWDDYEDDWCSTCSSSSESEDEGYFLGEPIPRPMQLRYMTSEELLQKYSSTGVAGPGQLGSRGQLHTRKRRKSKNCIIS